AACCAACAAGGTAAGCCTCAGCAGCCTCTTGCAAAGCCGCGACGGCGCTGCTCTGGAACCTCAGATCCGTCTTGAAGTCCTGAGCGATCTCACGGACCAGACGCTGGAAGGGAAGCTTGCGGATGAGAAGCTCGGTGCTCTTCTGGTACTTCCTGATCTCACGAAGGGCAACGGTTCCGGGACGGAATCTGTGCGGCTTCTTCACTCCTCCCGTGGCCGGAGCCGACTTCCTCGCCGCTTTCGTCGCCAGCTGCTTCCTCGGAGCCTTTCCTCCGGTGGATTTTCTAGCGGTTTGCTTGGTACGAGCCATTTGGGTTTATTACTCTTTTTGCTGTTTGGTTTCTGAGAGAATGTGAATTGATGTGCGTAAAGTGAGGATGGGATGTGTTTTTTTATACTGAAGCGAGAGATGATGTGTTTGTTTTTGATCCGTTGGATCTTTTGGGTTATTGACGGTTGAGATTGTTTGCATCTATCTATCCGCGTCAATTGTTATGTAACCAATCAGAATAACTTGTGTATCCTTTGATATCCGCGTCATTTATTAATTAACCAATCAGAATGACTTTTAGATTGTTCCGACCTttttcgacaaaaaaaaaaacagcatatATTTTTCCATGGTAAAGGCTGTCGCATGAGACTTTTAGCTTGTAGGCTGCAGTGTTGTTGGGCCTCTCAGACGagttaagtttttatttataaaactattaatgttattttaaatattttaaaatatcagattggtattaaaaaaaatataaaactgtgattatatttttatattattgaaactGCGATTCATGTTATGTTATTATTGTGTTATTTATCCAAATGCGAACCATGTTCATACACCCATCTTATTACTTGCCCATTTCAATAAACCAATCATGTAAGATTGAGTCATTGAAACGATAGGAtagatgttcaaaaaaaaatatatatatgataatatgTTTCACACGATCGACATGATCTAAATATTTGGAATGTGCACTtgtgtaatttatatatatctgATACAATCTTCAGTTTCTTGAGTTTGAGACAGACCATTTCTTAACGTGCACACTTGCTTTTTGTGCCTACAAATGACGAAACGATTGCACTAAAAGACATGCATGAAAACTAACCATATATGTGAACCAAAAGCAATAGTAGAAATTAGTGTACCTCTTTTTCCCAGTCACATCTCATAACAATAAAAATCAGTATCAGTGTTTGAATCCCGGTTCCTCCGAATATCATACCAGCCCAAATGCCCTATCAACACAATAACAATATAAGCAAGATATAGAGAGCTttaagagcaccattaaccaAAGGTGCTTAAGGGGTGCTtagattgtttttaattaaaaagaaaaggaaagagaagaataagaagaaagaGGAGTGCTTAATTAGGCATCACAAGTATATGTTGCTTGCACTATTCGCGGtctccactgacacgtggcagcatgcgattgatttttttttttttaatcagagaaaaaactaaaaaaaaaaaaattagggttaATGATGCTATTACAGTAGCTCAATTACCGTAGTTTGTTGGAGgagttttacaaattaaaagaaaagataaaatgataaaaaacatGAATGAGAAAATGTAAAAGTTCTTAAATCACAGATTTTTGGAACCTATCAAGAAACTAAAGAGCGGGTGTCACCTTGTTAATCTATCAACATATTCTAAAAAGCAAATAGatagttataattttataatattaatattttttttcttttagaactCATCACGCATTTTaccgataatgatgctcttaagAGCATCCACAACCATTGGGACTTCATTAAGtatctaaaaaataaattattaatatttgattacAATTACTTTAagcaattaatttttatttacctTTTTAAATTTGAGCTAATATAAAAGTGACACATGAGTTTGTGGGATTTTTTAAGGTccttgaaacacataagtttAGAACCTTTTCTGACACTTTTCCTAACTTTTtgcatttttaattatttttaactttgGAAACTTGTGTTAAAAACCCTCCATTGGAGGTGTTCTTGCAATAATTTGctaatttcatataaaaaagGAAGATAATATGGGTTACCTTGACACCATACTTGAAAATCCAGCCCATGACAAATCCAAGTGGAAGTCCGATGAAATAATAGCATCCCAAATTTATATATGCCACGAATGATTGCCAACCCGAACCAACAGCAACACCTAATTAAAAGTCACCACACAAGTGTTGAGCGGTTTATTTTGTCATAGCAAAAGAAATTAGATTGTTTTTGTGACGTACCAGAAAGAACCGGTTGGATACTGTTGAGAAGAATAGTAAAGGCTAGAAGAATAGAAAGGTCATTAACTGCTTTTATGATAGTGTCACTTGAAGAGAAGATCCAGCCGATTTGATCATGAAGAAATACTACAAGCATCGAAAATACTATTCCGATGATTAACGACTCTGTCACTGATATGATCATTGCAAATCTTGCTCCTCTTCCATTGCCTGCTCCTAACTCATTCGCCACTCTCACGCTACAAAACCAAGTTAAGTATAAACTTACAAAGGAGTACTACTTATAAGCCATGAACTAGTCTGACTAGAGACATGAACATAACTAGAGTATCTATACGGTGATAGTAAATATAAGAGATTGATTACCCGGTCCCGGCAAAGAAAGCAAGTGGTATCATCATCTCCAAACCATTTATTGACATGCTGCCGATGAAAATTGAAGTTATCATAACTTGATCAGAAATTcacatataatatataccagtcttcaaaactatatatttgaCGTACCATATAGACAAAGAGTCGACAGCAATTTTTGTATCCTTCAGATTTCCAGTCATCATTATTAGAATCTTATAATACCAATTCTCCAAGCTGTCTCTC
The window above is part of the Brassica napus cultivar Da-Ae chromosome C3, Da-Ae, whole genome shotgun sequence genome. Proteins encoded here:
- the LOC106430342 gene encoding histone H3.2; this encodes MARTKQTARKSTGGKAPRKQLATKAARKSAPATGGVKKPHRFRPGTVALREIRKYQKSTELLIRKLPFQRLVREIAQDFKTDLRFQSSAVAALQEAAEAYLVGLFEDTNLCAIHAKRVTIMPKDIQLARRIRGERA